In one Brienomyrus brachyistius isolate T26 chromosome 5, BBRACH_0.4, whole genome shotgun sequence genomic region, the following are encoded:
- the LOC125742070 gene encoding uncharacterized protein LOC125742070 encodes MKNVVVLFVFGAILPFSLGQSKPTVSIKKQFLPVYLGDTIVLTCSGGGSVKWYFNDTVIPDQTQQNYIVIIKSISKQGRYVCERNEMKSEAFQLKVEDAFPPEILVIQSGDSVVYKDDSVHLALYVDNDWQNWMCYVYKNQSLYRVMIKDYPKTGPLEFMTSSVEKTSEPYIYWCKNKITNTRSSNVVLSVTDLMVKLVPHPDLPELRKDLELECVTHGAPKISSVTFYKGSDTILTQSEVKYTIKNMAKTDEGNYKCEATYMFQASTSNNKFTVKSVPQEVVGIEVTLEAAMSYTSGNPVCTCSKCRSGGKSEFYEIVNGHYKKVNSGYQYHLPQGKYACRVRWDTGASSFSLPLSVAVSGNEVPSNTGVIVGVLVFIFIVMGLILIMGYFCRNRRNKQKPEALYQEVALDAVKSDKGEGGYEELKGGKRGERSGEYDTLKGPDADKVTTADVSDTGEQGRYEALKVSQDDSKKNEYETLKGKEGKGAEGGYEALKTSKAEEAAGVYHTLGPAGEQGAGYEALKLSKAERKEGEYQTVQPGGN; translated from the exons ATGAAAAACGTGGTGGTTCTTTTTG tGTTTGGTGCCATTTTGCCATTTTCACTGGGTCAATCAAAGCCAACAG TGAGCATAAAGAAGCAATTTTTACCTGTATACTTGGGGGACACCATAGTACTCACCTGCTCAGGAGGAGGTAGCGTCAAATGGTATTTCAATGATACTGTAATCCCAGATCAAACGCAACAAAACTATATCGTCATCATAAAGTCTATTAGTAAACAAGGccgatatgtgtgtgagaggaATGAAATGAAGAGTGAAGCATTTCAGCTCAAAGTTGAAG ATGCCTTTCCTCCAGAGATCCTAGTCATTCAGTCTGGAGATTCAGTGGTCTATAAAGATGACTCTGTTCATCTAGCCCTTTATGTGGACAACgactggcagaattggatgTGTTATGTGTATAAAAACCAGAGCCTTTACCGTGTTATGATAAAAGATTACCCAAAAACTGGCCCTTTGGAGTTCATGACGTCCTCTGTGGAGAAGACCTCAGAACCATATATTTATTGGTGTAAAAATAAGATCACAAACACGAGAAGCAGCAATGTTGTACTCTCAGTAACCG ATCTAATGGTAAAACTTGTACCTCACCCTGATCTGCCAGAACTGAGAAAAGATTTAGAACTGGaatgtgtgacacatggtgcaCCAAAGATAAGTAGTGTCACTTTTTATAAAGGCAGTGATACAATACTGACTCAAAGTGAAGTGAAATATACAATTAAAAATATGGCAAAGACCGACGAAGGAAACTACAAATGTGAAGCTACCTACATGTTCCAAGCGAGTACCAGCAATAACAAGTTCACTGTCAAATCTGTGCCTCAGGAAGTCGTTGGCATag AAGTAACTCTAGAGGCAGCCATGTCATATACGTCAGGGAATCCTGTGTGCACTTGCAGCAAATGCAGATCTGGCGGCAAGTCTGAATTCTATGAGATTGTAAATGGTCACTATAAAAAAGTTAACAGCGGATACCAATACCACCTACCCCAGGGGAAGTACGCCTGTAGAGTTCGCTGGGATACCGGAGCCTCCTCATTCAGTCTGCCATTGTCTG TTGCAGTGTCAGGAAATGAAGTTCCTTCCAATACAGGTGTAATCGTGGGGGTCTTGGTGTTCATCTTCATTGTAATGGGGCTCATCTTGATCATGGGATATTTCTGCAGGAACAGAAGAAACAAGCAAAAGC CCGAGGCATTGTACCAGGAAGTGGCACTAGATGCTGTGAAATCCGACAAGGGGGAAGGAGGTTATGAGGAGCTCAAGGGAGGAAAAAGAGGAGAGAGGAGTGGAGAGTACGACACACTGAAGGGGCCAGATGCAGACAAAGTCACAACAGCGGACGTCTCAGACACTGGAGAGCAGGGTCGCTATGAGGCCCTGAAGGTTTCGCAAGATGATTCGAAGAAAAATGAGTATGAAACTCTTAAAGGGAAAGAAGGCAAGGGGGCAGAAGGGGGATATGAGGCCCTGAAGACATCTAAGGCAGAGGAAGCTGCAGGAGTGTACCACACCCTGGGCCCAGCAGGAGAACAAGGCGCAGGATATGAGGCACTGAAGCTGTCCAAGGCagagaggaaggaaggggagtatCAGACTGTTCAGCCAGGAGGAAATTAA